In a single window of the Osmerus eperlanus chromosome 2, fOsmEpe2.1, whole genome shotgun sequence genome:
- the LOC134040489 gene encoding globoside alpha-1,3-N-acetylgalactosaminyltransferase 1-like, with amino-acid sequence MWIVFKQSFPITTDLLFCTPSVYRFVYACFYSESIRPVLRDLGINRKSDIFNDNGAKDNTTCGLLLLSHHPSKTRNKVLPQGLLYKKPSVVSGRTDVVSVTPWMAPIVWDEVFDSVVLDSIYKQMDITIATTVFALGKYVLFLKDFLHTAEKHYMVGYKVDYYIFTDRPGDVPNVTLAEGRRVRVLKVPSSNRWQEISARRMEMIQTTIESTIRGHADYIFCLDVDSKFHAHFGVEALGRLVATIHPGYYATERGSLPYERRPESRAYIPFGEGDFYYGGAVFGGLLEDVRTMAEICRRNFEADAANGIEAAWQEESHLNRYFTYNKPSKLLSPEYLWQDVAGRSKHVKIIRFSGVAKNYADFRPN; translated from the exons ATGTGGATTGTGTTTAAGCAGTCTTTCCCAATAACCACTGATCTTCTCTTCTGTACCCCATCTGTCTACAGGTTCGTCTATGCCTGCTTCTATTCTGAAAGCATCAG GCCTGTCCTACGTGATTTAGGTATTAACAGGAAAAG TGACATATTTAATGATAATGGTGCTAAAGACAATACAACCTGCGGATTGTTACTTCTGAG CCATCACCCCTCCAAGACACGGAACAAGGTCCTTCCACAGGG GTTGTTGTACAAGAAGCCCAGTGTGGTGTCAGG TCGTACTGATGTGGTTTCCGTGACACCCTGGATGGCTCCTATAGTCTGGGACGAGGTCTTTGACTCTGTTGTCCTGGACAGCATCTACAAGCAAATGGACATCACCATAGCAACAACCGTCTTTGCTCTAGGAAA GTACGTGCTTTTCCTGAAGGACTTCCTGCACACAGCAGAGAAGCACTACATGGTTGGCTACAAGGTTGACTACTACATATTCACTGACAGACCTGGAGACGTTCCAAATGTTACCCTGGCGGAAGGGAGACGG GTGAGAGTGTTGAAGGTGCCCAGCTCCAACCGCTGGCAGGAGATTTCAGCTCGCAGGATGGAGATGATCCAGACGACCATCGAGAGTACGATCAGGGGTCACGCTGACTACATCTTTTGTCTGGACGTCGACTCCAAGTTCCACGCTCACTTTGGGGTGGAAGCTCTGGGTCGACTGGTTGCCACGATACACCCAGGTTACTATGCTACTGAGCGAGGAAGCCTTCCGTACGAACGCCGTCCTGAGTCACGGGCCTACATCCCCTTTGGGGAGGGAGACTTCTACTACGGAGGCGCCGTCTTCGGAGGACTGCTGGAGGATGTCCGCACCATGGCAGAGATCTGCCGTCGGAATTTTGAGGCGGACGCGGCCAATGGGATCGAGGCAGCGTGGCAAGAGGAGAGCCACCTGAACAGGTACTTTACGTACAACAAGCCGTCTAAGTTGCTGTCGCCTGAGTACCTGTGGCAGGACGTGGCTGGCCGGAGCAAGCATGTCAAGATCATTCGTTTCTCAGGGGTGGCCAAGAACTATGCTGACTTCCGGCCCAACTGA